The DNA segment TGTTGTGTTGGTCACTCTGCCGATTATGGCACTCTGGCTTACTCGCAGCGTTCATCTTAAAAATGCAATTCAACCGCCGGCAGTTGGTGCCTGGCGTGCGGAGGAAAAGCGCACACTTCTGGTGTTTGGCCTTGCCATAGGTTTTTGGGTTACCCGCAATGCACCCTTTGGCGGCTGGAGCGGGTGGCTGGGTATTGCGTCTGCAGGAGACAGCACAGTGGCTATTGCCGCTGTGGTGGCCATGTTTATGATTCCCGATGGAAAAGGTGGCCGTTTGCTCGACTGGCAGACTGCAGAAACAATCCCCTGGGGCATGTTGCTGCTCTTCGCTGGTGGCCTCGCCCTGGCCAAAGGCTTTTCCGTCTCGGGCCTGAGCAGTATGTTGGGCAGCGGGCTTTCCTTTCTGACTGCCATGCCCCTGTGGATAATGTTGCTATTGCTTTGTCTCGGTGTCACCTTCCTCACGGAAATTACCAGTAATACCGCTACAGCCACGCTACTGATGCCGATACTCGCGGTGGCGGCCACTTCTGCAGGATTTGATCCGATGGTGTTGATGATACCGGCCGCCATGAGTGCCAGTTGTGCTTTTATGTTACCGGTGGCCACGGCACCCAATGCAATCGCTTACGGCACCGGAAAAGTGCGTATGCAGGATATGGTGCGTGAGGGTGCGGTGCTGAGTGTGACGGCATCGCTGATTATTGCAGGTACAGCCTGGCTGCTATTGGGTTAGGCGGTTGTGCGGGCGATGTTGCCAGATTGGGTAACAATCCTTGTTTCCTCCAGGTACTGCACTGGGAAACAGTTGCCTGCAGCATAAAATTATCCGCTGCACAGGAAAATTTTTCCGGTGTGTAAGCCTCGGCGAAATACGGGGGAGCCACATAGGGTCATTTGACCACAGATGTCGACGGCGGTGCGTTTTCACAAAACGAATGATCCCCGAGCCAAACCGTTAAGGGGTCGCCGCCTCAATTGGCGGCCCTTGATCGCTTTGCGGGCAAAAATGCAATAAAATTCAGTGAGCCCCAAGGGGCTCTGCCCATTGCATACTTCCGTTAGGTGGTGGATTCTTGCCGACGTGTCACAGCACTGTAGAAGATTAATGCGGCTGCAAACAGAAGCCAGTCTTTGATAATGAACTGACCAGTTGTATTCAGATCGAGAATAAAGAGATCATACCCGGGAGTATTGAAAAGAAAAGTGGTAGTTCCAATCGCTGTGGCCAGGATACCGGCCAGGCCGAACAATCCAATGCGCTTGGATACCGGTGCAAGTAGCAGTGATACTAGAAAAATTAACTCGACGATGCCAATAAAATTTGAGGCTCCCTGGGTGCCCCAAACAGTGTAAGTCCAAGAAAAAAAGATATTGGTGCTCATCAGGGGAAAAATACCCTGCGCCTCATAGGCAGTGAATTTCATTGCACCAATCCACCCCATCACAATGGCGACGCCAAAAATACACAGTCCAATGGCAATGCGCCGACATACTTGTGAAGACGTACTGGAGGCGTACAAATACAGGGCCACACCAGCCATGGAAAAGTACTTTATGATCCCCTGGCCCGAACCGATAAACGGGAAGCCGCCGTAGGACGCTACCCACACCGGGTTTGTCAGTAGAAGCGTGGTGGGAGCAATCAGCAGTATAAAAGCGACCAGTGCAGACCATTGATAACTCCTGCTGTGCCGATTGCGCTGGCTAAGCCCGATCGCGATCACAATTTTTACTGCGCCGATCACCCATGCCAGAAGCGTCCACTGTGTGCCCACTTTTGCAAAGAGCAGGTGCTGAGTGAACCAGTTGTTGATTATTTGGGAACCGGTTTCCCCGAAAGAGAGAACGCCTGTCCAGACGAGGTACACCACCATGATCCAGTTTGCGATTGTGTAAACGTGACGCTCGGGAATATTATAAAAATACGAGAGACTCATGATTTTTGCTCCTGCAGGGCTGGAAGAAAAAAGTGCCGAATGCGCCGTTTGTCTGGATTACTTCGGGGACAGGGCTTTTGGCATGGCATTTTGTAAAGGCCGAGGTGATG comes from the Microbulbifer sp. MI-G genome and includes:
- a CDS encoding SLC13 family permease encodes the protein MSIARRRFIVFGPLLAVLFYVFLRVLDMAYLPAVTAAITLLTVIWWITEALPIPATSLVPFILLPLFGVADYKIVAASLGSHVIMLLMGAFILSKALEKSGAHERLALYMLRIVGISSGRRLVLGFMLASGFLSMWISNTATTLMMLPIALAILSRIQNQRLSIALILGIAYAASLGGVGTPLGTPPNVIFMGIYEEVTGRTFSFVGWMKIGFPVVLVTLPIMALWLTRSVHLKNAIQPPAVGAWRAEEKRTLLVFGLAIGFWVTRNAPFGGWSGWLGIASAGDSTVAIAAVVAMFMIPDGKGGRLLDWQTAETIPWGMLLLFAGGLALAKGFSVSGLSSMLGSGLSFLTAMPLWIMLLLLCLGVTFLTEITSNTATATLLMPILAVAATSAGFDPMVLMIPAAMSASCAFMLPVATAPNAIAYGTGKVRMQDMVREGAVLSVTASLIIAGTAWLLLG
- a CDS encoding DUF417 family protein, which codes for MSLSYFYNIPERHVYTIANWIMVVYLVWTGVLSFGETGSQIINNWFTQHLLFAKVGTQWTLLAWVIGAVKIVIAIGLSQRNRHSRSYQWSALVAFILLIAPTTLLLTNPVWVASYGGFPFIGSGQGIIKYFSMAGVALYLYASSTSSQVCRRIAIGLCIFGVAIVMGWIGAMKFTAYEAQGIFPLMSTNIFFSWTYTVWGTQGASNFIGIVELIFLVSLLLAPVSKRIGLFGLAGILATAIGTTTFLFNTPGYDLFILDLNTTGQFIIKDWLLFAAALIFYSAVTRRQESTT